Below is a genomic region from Gemmatimonadota bacterium.
AGATCCTCTCCAGCCAGATCTGCGCGATCAGCCGAAGTCGCCGAAACATAATACTTGATCTTGGGTTCTGTACCAGAAGGCCGGGCAGTAACCCGCGTGTGCCCTTCTTCCGAAAAAGTAAAAGCGAGAACATTGCCCGTAGCACCCTGGATTGTGCGCGTCGTACCCGTCTGAACATTATGCACAGTATTCGTCTGGCGATCAATAACCTCAACCACCTCGTACCCGCCAATTTCAACAGGCGGATCCCGACGCAAGCCATTCATAATCTGAGCAATCTCCTCATTGCCCCGTGCGCCTTCTCGATACGTCGATCTCTGCACCTCGCAAAAATACCCGAACGCGCGATAAATATCGTCCAGATAATCCCGCAACGTGCGACCTTGCCTCTTGAGTTGCGCCGCGCACTCCGCGAGCAAAACCGCAGCCACAGCGGCATCCTTATCGCGCACAAAATCGGTAAACAAGTAACCGTGGCTCTCTTCCGTACCAAACACAAAAGTCTCATCATCTGACAAATTATTGATCACATCGCCGATATATTTGAACCCAACGAGGAGATTATCAACAGGCGTCAAACCAAAACGCCTGGCAATAAGACCAATGAGATCAGTCGTAACAATCGTCTTACACACAATTCCCCTATCGGGCAATTTATCCTGCTCCCTGAGCGAAGTCAAAATATAATAGCACAAAACAGCGCCAATCTGATTGCCATTAATCGCGAGATCTTCGGGAGCGGCATTCCAGCCTCTCTGTGGATCGGGCAACGCACAACCCAGACGATCGGCATCTGGATCGCTCGCCAGAACAATATCAGCCCGAACCTGTCTTGCCTCTTCAATAGCCAGAGAAAGCGCACCCGGATCTTCGGGATTTGCCACACCCCCTGCCACCGTAGGAAAATTGCCATCCGGAACATCTTGCGCCTCAACAACGCGCAAATGGGAATACCCCAGATTCTGAAGCGCGGGCACAACACTCGTTGAACCAACACCGTGCAGCGGCGTATATACAACACGTATATCGCGGGCATCGCAA
It encodes:
- a CDS encoding phospho-sugar mutase: PEIQLLIEGEDIDEIEDAFRTHIEFGTGGIRGKMGPGPNRINLRTIGEAAQGLAQYILKSGIEDARDMGVVIAHDTRNNSDVFARETAAIIAGNGIVARLFDGPRATPHLSFALRQTGAVAGVVISASHNPPSDNGFKVCWIDGGQVVPPHDKNIIAEVGAVKRLDRIDYADGVDRGLIEVLDEKLDAQYVEKLVDLSLCDARDIRVVYTPLHGVGSTSVVPALQNLGYSHLRVVEAQDVPDGNFPTVAGGVANPEDPGALSLAIEEARQVRADIVLASDPDADRLGCALPDPQRGWNAAPEDLAINGNQIGAVLCYYILTSLREQDKLPDRGIVCKTIVTTDLIGLIARRFGLTPVDNLLVGFKYIGDVINNLSDDETFVFGTEESHGYLFTDFVRDKDAAVAAVLLAECAAQLKRQGRTLRDYLDDIYRAFGYFCEVQRSTYREGARGNEEIAQIMNGLRRDPPVEIGGYEVVEVIDRQTNTVHNVQTGTTRTIQGATGNVLAFTFSEEGHTRVTARPSGTEPKIKYYVSATSADRADLAGEDLEQTRENVDQLAYEIVNGMLVSAECALKAVTS